One genomic window of Bacillus mycoides includes the following:
- the ilvA gene encoding threonine ammonia-lyase IlvA, producing the protein MVQKVKERVKIEDILMAHNCMKDIVIKTPLQRDSVLSEKYECDVYVKREDLQVIRSFKIRGAYNLIQSLPKEKLQNGVVCASAGNHAQGVAYTCNLLKISSKIFMPTTTPKQKVSQVEFFGGDFAEIVLVGDTFDSAFQEAQRYCVENRMTFVHPFDDPYVVAGQGTVAVEIMHDMEKPVDYIFTAIGGGGLASGIGTYVKGVSPTTKVIGVEPMGAASMKEAFLQNENVALEKIDSFVDGAAVKKVGKLTFETCKDVIDDIVLVPEGKVCTTILELYKKNAIVAEPAGALSIAALDLYRDEIKGKTVVCTLSGGNNDIDRMQEMKERSLIHEGLKHYFIIEFPQRSGALREFLDKGLGPEDDITRFEYIKKHNKENGPALVGVELKHREDYEALITRFQKNNIQFVELNKNPVLFDLLI; encoded by the coding sequence ATGGTGCAAAAGGTAAAGGAGAGAGTGAAAATTGAAGATATCTTAATGGCTCATAATTGCATGAAAGATATCGTTATTAAAACACCGTTACAACGAGATTCAGTTTTATCTGAGAAATATGAATGTGATGTATACGTTAAGCGAGAAGATTTACAAGTTATTCGTTCTTTCAAAATTCGTGGTGCGTATAATTTAATTCAAAGTTTACCGAAAGAAAAGTTACAAAATGGTGTTGTTTGTGCAAGTGCTGGTAATCATGCACAAGGAGTGGCTTATACATGTAATTTATTGAAGATTTCGTCAAAGATTTTCATGCCGACAACGACACCTAAGCAAAAAGTATCACAAGTTGAATTTTTCGGTGGTGATTTCGCAGAAATTGTATTAGTTGGTGATACATTTGATAGTGCTTTCCAAGAGGCGCAGCGCTATTGTGTGGAAAATAGGATGACATTTGTTCATCCGTTCGATGATCCGTATGTCGTTGCTGGTCAAGGAACAGTCGCTGTTGAAATTATGCATGATATGGAGAAACCAGTTGATTATATATTTACAGCAATTGGCGGTGGTGGATTAGCATCTGGTATTGGTACATATGTAAAGGGGGTTAGTCCTACTACAAAGGTAATCGGTGTAGAACCGATGGGAGCTGCATCTATGAAAGAAGCTTTTCTTCAAAATGAAAATGTTGCATTAGAAAAGATTGATAGTTTTGTTGATGGAGCAGCAGTTAAGAAAGTAGGAAAGTTAACTTTTGAAACTTGTAAAGATGTAATTGATGACATTGTTTTAGTACCAGAGGGAAAGGTTTGTACAACGATTTTAGAATTGTATAAGAAAAATGCGATTGTAGCTGAACCGGCTGGTGCGCTTTCTATTGCAGCACTTGATCTATACAGAGATGAAATAAAGGGGAAAACAGTTGTATGTACGTTAAGTGGTGGGAATAATGATATTGATAGAATGCAAGAAATGAAAGAACGATCCCTTATTCATGAAGGATTAAAGCACTATTTCATCATTGAATTTCCTCAACGTTCAGGAGCACTGCGAGAGTTTCTTGATAAAGGATTAGGACCGGAAGATGATATTACTCGCTTTGAGTATATTAAGAAACATAATAAAGAAAATGGTCCAGCTTTAGTGGGGGTAGAATTAAAACATAGGGAAGACTATGAAGCTTTAATTACTCGTTTTCAAAAAAATAACATTCAATTTGTGGAGCTTAATAAAAATCCTGTGCTGTTTGATTTACTTATTTAA
- a CDS encoding CapA family protein encodes MKTLLKRLILIAFFITPIVLLINYTFISKAKDKPDMQNNSSKTASKSEKKIEDPEITLTFSGDTMFDWQLRPVIEKNGADYPFQHVKEEITKADISFVNLESAFTTREKKVPGQQFWIKSDPSTLQAIKNTGYDIVNIGNNHTLDYGQDGLLDTISHVEKLKLPYTGAGKNVEDAYTARELTVKGKKFKFLSFVRFMPNFNWVAGDNKPGVANGYDLDLVTKTIHEQKKDADYVIVYMHWGVEKSNRPIEYQKQYVPKMVEAGADAIVGSHPHWLQGFEYYNKVPIAYSLGNFLFPSYVNGKSAETGVLTLTFKGKDVQMSFNPYIIRNNQVSPVNEEEKKKALQYLQTVSTDVEIDDTGKIINKRN; translated from the coding sequence ATGAAAACTTTATTAAAACGACTTATTTTAATAGCCTTTTTCATTACACCAATTGTTTTATTAATCAATTACACTTTTATTTCAAAAGCGAAAGACAAACCCGATATGCAAAACAATTCTAGTAAAACGGCCTCAAAAAGTGAAAAGAAAATAGAAGACCCAGAAATCACGCTCACCTTCTCTGGTGATACAATGTTCGATTGGCAATTACGTCCCGTAATTGAAAAAAATGGGGCTGATTATCCGTTTCAACATGTAAAAGAAGAAATAACGAAAGCTGATATTTCTTTTGTTAATTTAGAGTCAGCATTTACAACGAGAGAAAAAAAAGTACCTGGGCAACAATTTTGGATTAAAAGTGATCCATCCACACTACAAGCCATTAAAAACACCGGATATGACATCGTAAACATTGGCAATAACCATACGCTTGATTATGGACAAGATGGACTACTAGACACCATTTCTCACGTCGAAAAGTTAAAACTACCTTACACTGGAGCCGGAAAAAATGTTGAAGATGCCTATACAGCTCGTGAACTAACTGTAAAAGGAAAAAAGTTTAAATTTCTTTCCTTTGTACGCTTTATGCCTAACTTTAATTGGGTAGCTGGTGACAATAAACCCGGCGTTGCAAACGGATATGATCTAGATCTTGTAACAAAAACAATTCACGAGCAAAAGAAAGATGCTGATTATGTAATCGTCTATATGCATTGGGGCGTCGAAAAATCAAATCGCCCGATAGAATACCAGAAACAATATGTTCCGAAAATGGTAGAGGCGGGTGCTGATGCGATTGTTGGAAGTCACCCGCATTGGTTACAAGGGTTTGAGTATTATAATAAAGTGCCTATCGCTTACTCATTAGGAAACTTTTTATTCCCAAGTTATGTGAATGGAAAAAGCGCCGAAACTGGCGTATTAACTTTAACCTTTAAAGGAAAAGATGTCCAAATGTCATTCAATCCTTACATCATTCGCAACAACCAAGTTTCCCCTGTAAATGAAGAAGAAAAGAAAAAAGCTCTACAATATTTACAAACGGTTTCAACTGATGTAGAAATTGATGATACTGGGAAAATAATAAACAAACGCAACTAA
- a CDS encoding DUF554 domain-containing protein, with protein MVILGAVVNGVCIIIGTLFGKLFSNIPESMRGTIMHAIGLTVAALGLQMALKSENFLVVILSLVIGAVIGEWLQLEERLTHLGEWLENKVGSKGKGSISEGFVTATLIFAIGAMGVLGALDSGIRGNHDILFTKAIIDGFISIILTTTLGIGVVFSAIPVILYEGGIAVFATQINSFVPKELMNQFIVEMTATGGIMIFAIGLNLLGFIKIKVANLLPGILMVGVIVSIIYGYGLIISH; from the coding sequence ATGGTTATATTAGGAGCAGTTGTAAATGGAGTCTGCATTATAATTGGAACTTTGTTTGGTAAATTATTTAGTAATATTCCAGAAAGTATGAGAGGGACGATTATGCATGCAATTGGTTTAACGGTTGCTGCACTTGGACTTCAAATGGCATTGAAGAGTGAAAATTTTCTCGTTGTGATTTTAAGTTTAGTTATTGGGGCGGTAATTGGAGAATGGCTACAATTAGAAGAAAGATTAACACATTTAGGAGAATGGCTAGAAAATAAAGTTGGATCGAAAGGTAAAGGAAGTATATCAGAAGGTTTTGTAACAGCTACGCTTATTTTTGCAATCGGCGCAATGGGGGTACTTGGAGCATTAGACAGTGGGATTCGCGGAAATCATGATATTTTATTCACAAAGGCGATTATAGATGGATTCATTTCTATTATATTAACGACAACTCTAGGAATTGGCGTAGTATTTTCAGCGATTCCAGTGATTTTATATGAGGGAGGTATTGCAGTTTTTGCAACGCAAATTAATAGTTTTGTTCCAAAAGAATTAATGAATCAATTTATAGTGGAAATGACGGCTACGGGCGGTATTATGATATTCGCCATCGGATTAAATTTACTTGGATTTATTAAAATTAAAGTGGCAAATTTACTTCCAGGCATATTAATGGTTGGAGTGATTGTTTCTATTATATATGGTTATGGTTTGATAATAAGTCATTAG
- a CDS encoding GNAT family N-acetyltransferase → MVEFQFTKRAYKILEIAAGEAECNKGIIHPVHLFIGACKEGTGVCAELHMYLFHTVGMDFLAKISLLQQYYANEIEYINVGEFKVSNKTIEVLRIAKKRKERFQQVLINEGHVLYAIFQGDTVIEKVLSKNVQKDVLQITSEPRDLTVALKRFNPIYNNLSCNIRRAIFSDFEKLARFVKDEFGERWLKSLDYGFRTYKEELPIFIAEEGGEIIGFACYDVVRGKKGLFGPMGTAKHNRVNGVGKELLHHCLYSMKQDRYEYAIIGQAGPIEFYERSCNASLIQIENN, encoded by the coding sequence ATGGTGGAATTCCAATTTACAAAACGTGCATATAAAATATTGGAGATTGCAGCAGGGGAGGCTGAGTGTAATAAAGGAATTATTCATCCAGTTCATCTATTTATAGGAGCTTGTAAGGAAGGTACTGGAGTTTGTGCGGAGTTACATATGTATTTATTTCACACGGTGGGTATGGATTTTTTAGCAAAAATATCGTTACTCCAACAATATTATGCAAATGAAATAGAATACATAAATGTTGGGGAGTTTAAAGTTTCAAATAAGACGATAGAAGTTTTAAGAATAGCGAAGAAACGGAAGGAACGTTTTCAGCAAGTATTAATAAATGAAGGACATGTTTTATATGCGATTTTTCAAGGGGATACAGTTATTGAAAAGGTTTTAAGTAAAAATGTGCAAAAAGATGTATTGCAAATTACATCTGAGCCAAGAGACTTAACCGTTGCTTTAAAAAGATTTAATCCTATTTATAATAATTTAAGCTGTAATATTAGAAGAGCGATCTTTTCTGATTTTGAAAAGTTAGCACGTTTTGTTAAGGATGAATTTGGTGAGCGTTGGTTAAAATCTTTAGATTATGGATTTCGGACATATAAAGAAGAGTTACCTATTTTTATTGCGGAGGAAGGAGGAGAAATTATTGGTTTCGCTTGTTACGATGTTGTGAGAGGAAAGAAAGGGTTGTTTGGCCCTATGGGTACAGCGAAACATAATCGTGTGAACGGTGTTGGGAAGGAATTGTTACATCATTGTTTATATAGTATGAAGCAAGATAGATATGAATATGCAATTATTGGACAAGCAGGTCCGATTGAGTTTTACGAGAGAAGTTGTAATGCGAGTTTAATACAGATAGAGAATAATTAA
- a CDS encoding multidrug efflux MFS transporter, producing MASWKRNLMICWLGCFTTAAGMSLVIPFLSFYIEELGVTGTSSIAQWSGLAFGVTFLMGAIVSPIWGKLGDIHGRKLMLIRASLGMAIIMTLMGFVTDVYQLVALRFLMGAVSGFLSTAMTFIAAETPQEHSGWAISTISTGGVSGSLLGPILGGYLSELIGMRHVFLVTGAFLFLSFLIVFFFLHEEKHSAKAKKAQPKKVWTMVPAKHLIISLFVATFIIQLANMSIQPIITLYVKHLAGPGTDHIEMIAGAVMSATGLAVILAAPKLGRLSDHIGPQKTLVVALFAAGIIFIPQAFVTSAWQLLILRFLLGIAQAGLLPSVQTLLKQHTPTHVTGRIFGYNQSFQFLGNMIGPVLGGQIAAHAGFQYVFFSTSSLLFIACIWVYFHSKNAEVSEKQHLEVS from the coding sequence ATGGCCAGCTGGAAACGAAATTTAATGATTTGTTGGCTAGGTTGTTTTACCACTGCAGCCGGTATGAGTTTAGTAATTCCTTTTTTATCTTTTTATATTGAGGAATTAGGGGTGACCGGCACTTCTAGTATTGCACAGTGGTCGGGACTTGCATTTGGTGTAACATTTTTAATGGGTGCGATTGTATCACCGATATGGGGAAAACTCGGTGATATACATGGACGGAAATTGATGCTTATACGTGCTAGCCTTGGTATGGCGATAATTATGACGCTTATGGGGTTTGTGACGGACGTGTATCAACTAGTCGCACTTCGGTTTTTAATGGGAGCGGTATCTGGTTTCCTTTCTACAGCGATGACATTTATTGCTGCAGAAACTCCGCAAGAACATTCAGGTTGGGCAATTTCTACAATCTCAACTGGAGGCGTGAGCGGTTCATTACTTGGGCCGATACTCGGAGGTTATTTGTCAGAGTTAATCGGAATGCGCCATGTTTTTCTAGTTACAGGAGCTTTCTTATTCCTTTCCTTTCTTATCGTCTTTTTCTTCTTACATGAAGAGAAACATTCTGCTAAAGCAAAAAAGGCACAGCCGAAAAAAGTATGGACGATGGTCCCTGCAAAACATTTAATAATAAGTTTATTTGTAGCAACGTTTATTATTCAGCTTGCAAATATGTCGATTCAACCTATTATTACGTTGTACGTAAAGCATTTGGCAGGACCAGGAACAGATCATATTGAAATGATTGCAGGTGCAGTCATGTCTGCGACAGGATTAGCAGTTATTTTAGCAGCTCCTAAGCTAGGAAGATTATCAGATCATATTGGACCTCAAAAAACGTTAGTTGTAGCGTTGTTTGCTGCAGGAATTATTTTTATCCCGCAAGCATTTGTAACCTCAGCTTGGCAACTATTAATTCTTCGCTTTTTATTAGGTATTGCACAAGCAGGACTATTACCTTCCGTACAAACTCTACTAAAACAACATACGCCAACCCATGTAACGGGACGAATATTTGGATATAATCAATCGTTTCAGTTTTTAGGAAATATGATTGGACCAGTACTTGGCGGACAAATTGCAGCTCATGCGGGATTCCAATATGTTTTCTTCTCTACATCATCATTATTATTTATTGCATGTATTTGGGTTTATTTTCATAGTAAGAACGCAGAGGTATCAGAGAAACAACATTTGGAAGTTAGTTAA
- a CDS encoding DODA-type extradiol aromatic ring-opening family dioxygenase codes for MMPSLFLAHGSPMLAIQDTDYTRFLKTLGKTYKPKAIVIFTAHWESEVLTISSSDEEYETIYDFGGFPPELYEIKYRAKGSSSIASMLETKFKNKGIPVHHNMTRGLDHGSWTLLHRMYPEANIPVVQISVNPFLPAKEQFEIGEALKGLGQEDILVIGSGVTVHNLRVLKWNQTTPEKWAIEFDDWIINHMQTNDKNTLFNWEKNAPHAQLAVPRAEHFVPLFIAMGSGENDGKVIHRSYELGTLSYLCLQF; via the coding sequence ATGATGCCATCATTATTTTTAGCACACGGATCACCTATGCTTGCTATTCAAGATACAGACTATACACGCTTTTTAAAGACACTTGGGAAAACATATAAACCGAAAGCTATTGTTATTTTTACCGCTCACTGGGAAAGTGAAGTATTAACGATTTCCTCTTCAGATGAAGAATATGAAACAATTTATGACTTTGGAGGTTTTCCTCCTGAGTTATACGAAATTAAATATCGTGCGAAAGGCTCTTCTAGCATTGCGTCTATGCTAGAAACAAAATTTAAAAACAAAGGCATTCCAGTCCATCATAATATGACGAGAGGTTTAGATCATGGTTCATGGACACTCCTGCATCGCATGTATCCAGAAGCAAATATTCCTGTCGTACAAATATCAGTAAATCCATTCCTTCCTGCAAAAGAACAATTTGAAATTGGAGAGGCACTAAAAGGACTTGGACAAGAAGATATTTTAGTAATCGGTAGCGGTGTTACTGTTCATAATTTACGGGTATTGAAATGGAATCAAACCACACCTGAAAAATGGGCAATTGAATTTGATGATTGGATTATTAACCATATGCAGACTAATGATAAAAATACATTGTTTAATTGGGAGAAAAATGCGCCTCATGCACAATTAGCAGTACCAAGAGCAGAGCATTTTGTTCCTCTATTTATCGCGATGGGTAGTGGTGAGAACGACGGTAAAGTCATTCACCGTAGCTACGAGCTTGGTACGCTAAGTTATCTTTGTCTTCAGTTTTAA
- a CDS encoding alpha/beta fold hydrolase, with amino-acid sequence MSIQENFVTALDKSEIYLRKWLPEGNPRGIVQIAHGMTEHAGVYTECIDALLEAGYGVYAHDHKGHGKTVKREEDYGHFEPDIGWNQAVSDVIFVSEMIKEEQACPLFLLGHSMGSFLSRRAVQLRGELYDGFLISGTGGNPGVLGSIGHKVATIEMKLRGAKTKSPMLNFLSFGNFNSKFKPNRTKFDWLSSDNSQVDKYIKDPLCGFICTTSFYRELFHGVLEVNKLEEYKKTPKSLPIHIFSGNRDPVGDMGKGVKEVYENYKKCGVKDVTLRLYENGRHEMFHEVNRDEVFKDLISWLDGHIV; translated from the coding sequence ATGAGCATACAGGAAAATTTCGTTACGGCATTGGATAAATCGGAAATTTACTTGCGTAAATGGTTACCAGAAGGAAATCCGCGGGGGATTGTTCAAATTGCACATGGTATGACAGAACATGCAGGTGTTTATACAGAATGCATTGATGCTTTATTAGAAGCAGGATATGGTGTTTATGCTCATGATCATAAAGGGCATGGGAAAACAGTAAAAAGAGAAGAGGACTATGGTCATTTCGAGCCGGATATAGGCTGGAATCAGGCTGTGTCTGATGTTATCTTTGTTTCGGAAATGATAAAAGAAGAGCAGGCATGTCCATTATTTTTACTTGGGCATAGTATGGGCTCTTTTTTATCAAGACGAGCTGTGCAACTTCGAGGTGAATTATATGATGGATTTCTTATTTCAGGAACTGGGGGAAATCCAGGGGTTTTAGGCAGCATTGGCCATAAAGTAGCAACAATCGAAATGAAACTACGCGGAGCGAAAACGAAAAGTCCGATGTTAAACTTTTTATCTTTTGGTAATTTCAACTCAAAGTTTAAGCCGAATCGTACAAAATTTGATTGGTTATCTTCAGATAACAGCCAAGTAGATAAATATATTAAAGACCCGTTATGTGGCTTTATTTGCACAACAAGTTTTTATCGAGAATTATTTCATGGTGTATTAGAAGTAAATAAATTAGAAGAATACAAGAAAACGCCAAAAAGTCTTCCTATACATATATTCTCTGGAAATCGTGATCCTGTTGGGGATATGGGGAAAGGTGTAAAAGAAGTATACGAAAACTATAAAAAATGTGGTGTGAAAGATGTAACACTTCGTTTATATGAAAATGGTAGACATGAAATGTTCCATGAAGTGAATAGAGATGAAGTGTTTAAAGATTTGATTTCTTGGTTAGATGGACATATTGTATGA
- a CDS encoding pentapeptide repeat-containing protein yields MSGFVNKEYIEIDFKYDLIKEEELKNCTFIKCRFRGIDASEVFTKNCNFIECDFTGALFNASIHQGTTFANCKFFGANLFVSKFEECKMTGSDFEEANLDGITIISGDWSYTNLRFANLSKQMLKGIRLIEADLYECNLEKADLREADLTGAQLGKAKLSGADLKGAVVDRIDFKSFDLKNVKLDIAQAVAVARCYGAKVN; encoded by the coding sequence ATGAGTGGATTTGTAAATAAAGAATATATAGAAATAGATTTTAAATATGATTTGATTAAAGAAGAGGAATTGAAAAATTGTACCTTCATAAAATGCCGTTTTAGAGGGATAGATGCATCAGAAGTTTTTACTAAAAACTGTAATTTCATAGAATGTGATTTTACTGGTGCTCTTTTTAATGCTTCTATCCATCAAGGAACTACATTTGCTAATTGTAAGTTTTTTGGTGCGAATTTATTTGTATCCAAATTTGAAGAATGTAAAATGACTGGTTCTGATTTTGAAGAGGCGAATTTAGACGGAATAACAATTATTTCCGGCGATTGGTCATATACGAATCTAAGGTTTGCGAATTTAAGTAAACAAATGTTAAAGGGGATTCGTTTAATTGAAGCTGACTTATATGAATGTAATTTAGAAAAAGCAGATTTACGTGAAGCAGATTTAACAGGTGCACAATTAGGTAAGGCAAAACTTAGCGGTGCAGATTTAAAAGGAGCTGTAGTTGATAGAATCGACTTTAAAAGTTTTGATTTGAAAAATGTGAAATTGGATATAGCGCAGGCAGTTGCAGTTGCGAGATGTTATGGTGCGAAGGTGAATTAA
- a CDS encoding serine hydrolase domain-containing protein has protein sequence MLNSYINSFLYKNTEKFNGTILVAHKEQTLYKQSFGKANYDWDIPNTATTKFRIGSITKIFTAVAILMLVEEKKLQLHDTLDQFIPTFPKGNQIMIEHLLSHTAGVGNITAQHNFLIQSYQPRTPDELIQWIITCPFESNPGEKFNYSNSGYIILGHIIEVISGISYEEFLKMKILHPLSMMNTDVDLNHTIQKHKATGYELHPIHDLQNTSFIHMSNSYSAGGLFSTAEDLYIFDQAIKENRLLSNSMTSRMFTAGSYGNGYGWNIAMAGENSKLVFHHGGINGFTSSYLRLIDKEATIIILSNVSTLLTSTLANDIASYIENNY, from the coding sequence TTGCTAAACTCATATATCAATTCATTCTTATATAAAAATACCGAAAAATTCAATGGTACAATTTTAGTAGCCCATAAAGAACAAACTCTTTATAAACAGTCATTTGGAAAAGCTAATTACGATTGGGACATACCTAATACAGCTACAACGAAGTTTCGTATCGGATCAATAACTAAAATCTTCACTGCAGTGGCTATTTTAATGCTTGTGGAAGAGAAAAAATTACAGCTACATGATACATTGGATCAATTCATTCCAACTTTCCCAAAAGGAAATCAAATTATGATTGAGCATCTATTAAGTCATACTGCTGGTGTTGGGAATATTACTGCTCAACACAACTTTTTAATACAGTCTTACCAGCCTCGAACACCGGATGAATTAATACAATGGATTATTACATGTCCCTTTGAATCTAACCCTGGTGAAAAATTCAATTATTCGAATTCAGGTTATATTATATTAGGTCACATCATTGAAGTTATAAGTGGGATTTCTTATGAAGAATTTCTTAAAATGAAGATTTTACATCCACTCTCTATGATGAACACAGATGTTGATCTGAATCACACCATTCAAAAACATAAAGCAACTGGGTATGAGTTACATCCAATTCATGATTTACAGAACACATCATTTATTCATATGTCAAACTCGTATTCAGCTGGTGGATTATTTTCTACAGCCGAAGATTTATATATATTTGATCAAGCGATAAAAGAAAATCGTTTGCTTTCAAATAGTATGACGTCTCGCATGTTTACTGCAGGATCTTATGGAAATGGTTACGGCTGGAACATCGCTATGGCAGGCGAAAATAGTAAACTTGTATTCCATCACGGCGGCATTAACGGCTTTACATCCTCTTATTTACGGTTGATTGACAAAGAGGCTACAATCATCATTTTAAGTAATGTATCTACACTATTAACATCGACTCTTGCTAATGACATAGCTTCTTATATAGAGAATAACTATTAA
- a CDS encoding YunG family protein, translated as MDNKKTKPIYEALIKSWSIETSSKWTSENPAKGQCGVTALIIQELCGGEIKKTKVGEVWHFYNTVDGKRHDFAWTQFHEKLNYMDVKSSREEAFADTNDKQYDILKEKIMKELKLSFDS; from the coding sequence ATGGATAATAAAAAGACAAAACCAATATATGAAGCGTTAATAAAATCTTGGTCAATAGAAACGAGTTCTAAGTGGACGAGCGAAAACCCGGCAAAGGGACAATGTGGTGTAACGGCCCTTATTATTCAAGAATTATGCGGGGGAGAGATAAAAAAGACGAAAGTAGGAGAAGTGTGGCATTTTTACAATACAGTGGATGGGAAAAGGCATGATTTTGCTTGGACTCAATTTCATGAAAAATTAAACTATATGGACGTGAAGTCGAGCCGTGAAGAAGCATTTGCAGATACAAATGACAAACAATATGACATTTTGAAGGAAAAGATAATGAAAGAATTAAAATTATCTTTTGACTCTTAA
- a CDS encoding bifunctional S-methyl-5'-thioadenosine deaminase/S-adenosylhomocysteine deaminase gives MKGEILLKTTYVNATIVTMNEQNEVIENGYIIVENDQIIDVNSGEFANDFEVDEVIDMKGKWLLPGLVNTHTHVVMSLLRGIGDDMLLQPWLETRIWPLESQFTPELAVASTELGLLEMVKSGTTSFSDMFNPIGVDQDAIMETVSKSGMRAAVSRTLFSFGTKEDEKKAIEEAEKYVKRYYKESGMLTTMVAPHSPYTCSTELLEECARIAVENQTMVHIHLSETDREVRDIEAQYGKRPVEYAASCGLFKRPTVIAHGVVLNENERAFLAEHDVRVAHNPNSNLKLGSGIANVKAMLEAGMKVGIATDSVASNNNLDMFEEMRIATLLQKGIHQDATALPVETALSLATKGAAEVIGMKQTGSLEVGKCADFITIDPSNKPHLQPADEVLSHLVYAASGKDISDVIINGKRVVWNGECKTLDEERIIFEASRYKRGLQR, from the coding sequence TTGAAAGGGGAAATACTTTTGAAAACAACTTATGTAAACGCTACAATTGTAACGATGAATGAACAAAATGAAGTGATAGAAAATGGATATATCATTGTAGAAAATGATCAAATTATAGATGTAAATAGCGGAGAATTCGCTAACGATTTTGAAGTGGATGAAGTAATTGACATGAAAGGAAAGTGGCTTTTACCTGGGCTTGTAAATACACATACACATGTTGTAATGAGTCTTTTGAGAGGTATTGGCGATGATATGTTATTACAGCCGTGGCTTGAGACGAGAATTTGGCCACTTGAAAGCCAGTTTACTCCAGAGCTTGCGGTTGCTAGTACGGAATTAGGATTACTTGAAATGGTGAAAAGTGGTACAACATCATTCTCTGATATGTTTAATCCAATTGGAGTAGATCAAGATGCAATTATGGAAACGGTGTCAAAAAGCGGAATGCGAGCTGCTGTTTCAAGAACTTTATTTAGCTTCGGAACGAAAGAAGATGAAAAGAAAGCAATTGAAGAAGCGGAGAAATATGTAAAGCGATATTATAAGGAAAGTGGTATGTTAACTACGATGGTTGCACCGCATAGTCCATACACATGTTCCACAGAACTGTTAGAAGAGTGCGCACGTATTGCCGTAGAAAATCAAACTATGGTTCATATCCACCTTTCTGAAACAGATCGTGAAGTACGTGATATTGAAGCACAGTACGGAAAACGTCCAGTAGAATATGCGGCAAGTTGCGGATTGTTTAAACGTCCAACAGTTATTGCACATGGTGTGGTATTAAATGAAAATGAGCGTGCTTTCTTGGCAGAACATGATGTTCGGGTAGCTCATAATCCGAATAGTAATTTAAAACTAGGTTCTGGTATAGCGAATGTAAAAGCGATGCTAGAAGCAGGAATGAAAGTAGGGATTGCAACAGATAGTGTTGCGTCTAACAATAATTTAGATATGTTTGAAGAAATGCGTATTGCAACTTTATTACAAAAAGGTATTCATCAAGATGCAACAGCATTACCGGTTGAAACGGCCCTTTCTCTTGCGACAAAAGGAGCTGCAGAAGTAATTGGCATGAAACAAACGGGATCGCTTGAGGTTGGAAAGTGTGCTGATTTTATTACAATTGATCCGTCTAATAAACCACATTTACAACCAGCAGATGAAGTGTTATCACATCTTGTGTATGCTGCTAGTGGGAAAGATATAAGCGATGTAATTATTAACGGCAAACGTGTTGTTTGGAATGGTGAATGTAAAACGTTAGATGAAGAGCGTATTATATTCGAAGCAAGTCGTTATAAACGAGGTTTACAAAGATAG
- a CDS encoding SGNH/GDSL hydrolase family protein, whose amino-acid sequence MSHLSIGISAAIFAVLGDSMTSLNYADTPYWKVISNANNIIPYNYVISGSRIAVWEGHDQSMCTRYVNMTDAADIITVFGGTNDYGNTVTLGTINSVDTGTFYGALNVLCAG is encoded by the coding sequence ATGTCGCATCTTTCTATTGGTATTTCTGCTGCAATATTTGCTGTATTAGGAGATAGTATGACATCACTAAATTATGCAGACACTCCTTATTGGAAAGTGATTAGTAATGCTAATAATATAATTCCTTACAACTATGTTATTTCGGGGTCTCGTATAGCAGTGTGGGAAGGACACGACCAGTCAATGTGTACAAGATATGTAAACATGACCGATGCCGCAGATATCATTACTGTTTTCGGAGGTACAAATGATTACGGGAATACGGTTACACTTGGAACAATAAACAGTGTAGATACAGGTACTTTTTACGGAGCATTGAACGTCCTGTGTGCAGGTTAA